One Rhodospirillales bacterium DNA segment encodes these proteins:
- the ilvC gene encoding ketol-acid reductoisomerase, which translates to MRVYYDRDADLNLIKGKKVAVIGYGSQGHAHALNLRDSGVADVRVALRPGSSSVAKAENAGLKVVGPSEAGAWADVVMILTPDELQGGLYRDHLAGTLKKGAALAFAHGLNIHFRLIEPRPDLDVFMVAPKGPGHTVRSEYVRGAGVPSLVAIGQDASGNALELALSYAAALGAGRSGIIETTFREECETDLFGEQSVLCGGLTSLILAGYETLVEAGYAPEMAYFECLHEVKLIVDLIYEGGIANMRYSISNTAEYGDYVSGPRIIDATVKARMKQVLDDIQSGRFAKDWMLENTAGQPSFKALRRRAAEHPIEQVGERLRAMMPWIGANRLVDKSKN; encoded by the coding sequence ATGCGTGTTTATTACGATCGCGACGCCGATCTGAACCTGATCAAAGGTAAAAAGGTCGCGGTCATCGGCTACGGCAGCCAGGGCCATGCCCATGCTCTCAATCTTCGCGATTCCGGCGTGGCTGATGTGCGCGTCGCCTTGCGGCCGGGCTCAAGCAGCGTTGCCAAGGCCGAGAATGCGGGACTGAAGGTCGTGGGGCCCAGCGAGGCCGGCGCCTGGGCCGATGTGGTCATGATCCTCACGCCCGATGAACTTCAAGGCGGCCTTTATCGCGATCACCTCGCCGGTACTTTGAAGAAGGGCGCGGCGCTCGCCTTCGCGCACGGGCTGAACATCCATTTTCGCCTGATCGAGCCCCGTCCGGATCTCGACGTGTTCATGGTCGCGCCCAAAGGCCCGGGCCATACCGTTCGTTCGGAGTATGTGCGCGGCGCCGGTGTTCCCTCGCTGGTCGCGATCGGTCAGGACGCCAGCGGCAACGCCCTCGAACTTGCCCTCTCCTACGCCGCGGCACTCGGCGCCGGACGATCGGGTATCATCGAGACGACCTTCCGTGAGGAATGCGAGACCGATCTTTTCGGCGAACAGAGCGTGCTGTGCGGCGGATTGACGTCACTTATTCTCGCCGGATACGAAACGCTGGTCGAAGCGGGGTACGCGCCCGAGATGGCGTATTTCGAGTGCTTGCACGAAGTTAAACTGATCGTCGATCTGATCTACGAGGGCGGCATCGCCAACATGCGCTACTCGATCTCCAACACGGCCGAGTACGGGGACTATGTTTCCGGCCCGCGCATCATCGATGCTACGGTCAAGGCGCGTATGAAGCAGGTTCTGGACGACATTCAATCCGGCCGATTCGCCAAAGACTGGATGCTCGAAAACACTGCCGGACAGCCCAGCTTCAAAGCGTTGCGCCGCCGCGCCGCCGAGCACCCGATCGAGCAGGTCGGCGAGCGGCTGCGGGCAATGATGCCGTGGATCGGCGCTAATCGCCTTGTCGACAAGTCGAAAAACTAG
- the ilvN gene encoding acetolactate synthase small subunit → MPESARQEQHTIAVLVDNEPGVLARVIGLFSGRGYNIESLTVAEVDQQGKLSRITIVTSGTPMVIEQIKNQLGRLVPVHRVSDLTIAGPHVQREMALVKVRGAGEKRVEALRIADIFRARVVDSSNESFVFEIIGKTTKLSAFIGLMQPLGLIDVARTGVVAIARGPEPF, encoded by the coding sequence ATGCCTGAGTCCGCTCGGCAGGAACAACATACGATTGCGGTTCTGGTGGACAACGAGCCCGGCGTTCTCGCCCGCGTCATTGGGCTTTTCTCGGGCCGCGGCTACAATATCGAGAGCTTGACCGTTGCCGAGGTTGATCAGCAAGGCAAGCTGTCGCGGATCACGATCGTTACGTCCGGCACACCAATGGTCATCGAGCAGATCAAGAACCAGTTGGGACGGCTCGTGCCCGTGCACCGGGTGAGCGACCTGACCATCGCCGGTCCCCACGTCCAGCGGGAAATGGCCCTCGTCAAAGTGCGCGGCGCCGGCGAGAAGCGCGTTGAGGCATTACGGATTGCCGACATCTTCCGCGCTCGCGTGGTCGATTCATCAAACGAATCGTTTGTTTTCGAGATCATCGGGAAGACGACGAAGCTCTCCGCATTCATCGGCCTCATGCAGCCGCTCGGGCTGATCGATGTCGCACGCACCGGCGTCGTTGCCATCGCGCGTGGGCCGGAGCCCTTCTGA
- a CDS encoding acetolactate synthase 3 large subunit, with the protein GGLGTMGYGLPSAMGVQLAHPDALVVDIAGEASIMMNIQEMSTIAQYRLPVKVFILNNEYMGMVRQWQELLHGGRYSESYMSSLPDFVKLAEAFGAVGLRAERLEQLDDVIKEMISVDRAVIADIRVDKAENCFPMIPSGAAHNEMLLGPEDKAEQPISEEGMVLV; encoded by the coding sequence CGGTGGCCTTGGAACAATGGGATACGGCCTGCCATCGGCGATGGGTGTGCAACTCGCCCACCCCGATGCCCTCGTCGTCGACATTGCCGGCGAGGCATCGATCATGATGAACATCCAAGAGATGTCGACGATTGCCCAGTACCGGTTGCCGGTCAAGGTGTTCATCCTCAACAACGAGTACATGGGCATGGTCCGGCAGTGGCAGGAATTGCTGCACGGCGGCCGCTATTCGGAAAGCTATATGTCGTCTTTGCCGGACTTCGTGAAGCTCGCCGAGGCGTTCGGGGCGGTTGGCCTGCGCGCGGAGCGACTCGAACAGCTGGACGACGTCATCAAGGAGATGATTTCGGTCGACCGGGCGGTGATTGCCGATATCCGCGTCGACAAGGCGGAGAACTGTTTTCCGATGATCCCATCGGGGGCAGCGCACAACGAGATGCTGCTTGGCCCTGAGGACAAGGCGGAACAGCCGATTTCGGAAGAAGGGATGGTCCTCGTATAA